In Sphaeramia orbicularis chromosome 9, fSphaOr1.1, whole genome shotgun sequence, the sequence CAGAACAGGACCGGTCCGTTTTTCCTCCTGGAAGTTCCCGGACAAACTCTCCTGTAATCTGGATATGGTGGCTCTGCTGGACCAGTATGACTTTGTGGACGGGGAGGATGCGTTCAACCAGCACTCCCACATTGTTTTACTGGAGCTGGTAATTGACAGGTAATGTTCTTTTGCAAGGTACTTGTACTTCAATATTTCAATTTTATTCACCATTTTACATCTAGTAAAATTGTATTTTTTGCTTCCCTACAATTGTTTAGTTATTTTTCATCTTACAGTTTCCTGTCCAGTTTTAACCATGCGTTTGGTATCAacatttttacttaattaaaggaCTTACTCCACCTATGGTTATGTCATCCAAAGAAACACTgcattataatgttttttttctctccccttTGGCATAACAAGACTGCTGCTTCTTCAACAAAGCTTTAGTGTTTACATTGAGCAGCTGAAGAGCACATACAGGAGACAGCAAACTAAGGAGAAAGGATATGTGTCACTTGGTCTTGTAGTCAGAAATTACTGGAGTAATTTAGTTCAACTTGGCACTCATAAGGTACATATATTCATTTGTTTTACTACATGTCTCATGAAATAATCATAATGCAaactgttttacatttttatgttctCTTTGCTTGTCAGGGTCCATACAAAGATaccaaaaaacaggcaacaacACATATTTTTGAGTGTGATGAAACAGAGACACTGTCATGTGCCTCCTCACAATTGACTTCAAGGAGTGACTGTAGTCATTGCTCATCTGCCAGGTCTTCATCAAGGTCTTTAAAGTTTTTATCACAGAATCATGTACCTTTAAGTCCCACGCAGAGCACCCCGTGTTTTTCTAAAGTCAACACTCATAATGTAGGCTGTCAGACATTTGAATCAGCTCTTGTTCCTTGTGATGCGTGTTATCAAGTGCAATCAGTTTTGAGAAAGACAGCAGATGCTTTGGTAGAAATGTTTGAGAGTGAGGGCCTGCCTTCCTCTCTACAGCCACTCTCAGTGGCCATGCAGGAAACGATGGAACTGGGCCATATGACAGCCGGTGATGTTGCCCAGTGGGCCAGTGAGGAGCTCAGGGACATGCGGCGTCTGGCAAAACATCTACAAGACGTGCGAGGTACGGTGCAGCCTCTGAGGGACAGACTAGTGGTTGCAGAGATAGATCGGGACAGATTCAGATCTGAGATGAAAAAAGCACAGAAAGAGCTCAAAGAAAAGATGGAAAATTACCAGACCAGCACAGTCCAGCTAGAATTTTCATTGCAGAAGGCTCAGAGATCTGTAAAAGAAACAGAGCAAAGGCTACAAGAGGAGCAACAAAAACTCAAAAGAggtacagtaaaaccacaaataaatgtaatgtGAATTGTACAAGATTGCATTTACAACAAAGTCATCTTTTTTTGTGACAGACATTTTATCCCTGGGGGAAAGTAATtcaaaactggaagaaaaaataGCAGCACAACAGGATACATTACATGCACTGGGTAAGAACGTGTAGGATTTTGTTTAGGTTACCCTTCTGAAATTGTTTTGCAGAACTATACTGAAGTATTACCCTTCTCAAGTAGAATACCTGTATCTGTATTGTCCAACATTTATGAATTTGTTTCAAGGGCTCTACTCTTGTCCgatgagcacataaaaatatactgATGCTCTATGAgaaatcattttattttgtgaCAGGGCATGAAAAGGAGGTGCTGCAAGAGAAAGTGAAAGCCTTGCAAAAAGAGGAAAAGGCCTTCCATGACCTGCAGGGCAGGATCCAACAGTTACAGAGTGAAATCTCTGAGGCTCAGCTCCTTTTTGACAAAGAGAGTGCCAAATACCACAGTGCTTGTCGTCAGCAAGAGGTCAGTGTCACAACAAACATCAGATTATTTGTTACTCTGCAGCTGGGGATCTTGACAGTAAAAGTTATGtggcagtttttcagtgaaatgttTCTTCTTTAATGGATCCAGTCAATGCAGGCAAAGCAGAAATCTCTATTAGAGAGAGTGGATGCCCTTGATGAGGAGTGTGAGGAGCTGCAGAGGCAGCTGGGAGAAAAAGAGGAGAGACAGACTGAGCTCCACAATCAGCTGCAGCAGATGTCAGAGGAGAAAGAACAACAGCAGGCTAAGCTTACTCAACAACAGGTACTATTACCCACAGCCCAGAATCCTGTATTTATGCCTTAACACCAAGTAGCTCAATCTGTATTACTTTTTTCCAACAGGAGTCTTTTTCTAAACTTGAGAAGGAGAAGCAGACACTGGAAACACGCATAGCAGAGCTGAAGAACAACGTGGCTGAGCTAAAGGAGCATGTGCACGCTTGTAAAGACAGGGAGAGACTCTTGGTGGCTTTTCCAGAGCTCAGCCCCCTGTCTCAAGCCCAGCCACAGAGTAAGCAATTATTTAATCATTGTGTATTTTATatcttttcattaaatctgtcacTTACTGAATGGCATAACTGGAAGGTCTGTACGCAAAAGGTTCTTTGTGCTGTGTACCTTCATCTGCATATCCAACTGACTGTGAGTGTGTTaaacataaaacaataaataaaaataacatttgtGATCTGTATAAAAATTTTGCAAATGAGACAGAAGGTATCCTTAGCTATGGAAGTTTATATAACAATGATGACTGCTTAAAATGTGCAAATGCAGTATAACTTTCTTATATGGTGATACAACATGATAGAGTAAAGGAAAGGAAATggtgaatgtgtttttttccagtcAAATAATTTActcatctgttttgttttcatgttaattttgacttatttAAAGGTACAGGAAATGTTATTTTGGATATGGAGCAACAACTTCAAGCCAACTGCCTTCGTATACAGGTTTTGGAACAGGAGAACACAGCCCTACAGAGCAGCCTTGTGAAACTGAAGGAAAGAGCACAATATGATGCCAGCAAAGTAGGACATGTGATTGAAATGTATTGTTAATGCTTAACGTGTATGTTATGCTTGAGTGAACTTGCAAAAACATCCTGTATCATATCGGGATGATTTGATTTTAATTATTAAATGATATAAAAATCAATAATTTGTTATTACTAACAGGAAACCTCACCTCAACAAACATGGAACAACTCTGTGCTCAgtgaaacagaaaagaaacatcAAAATCACATGATGCAATTGCAGAAAAATCTATTGTAGGTGcataatatgtttttgttttttgttaaatattacACAGCATAGGAGACAATGAGCACCATGTTATTAATTATTAATCATCCCACTGTTTCTCTGGTATTGTTCTATTTCTTCGGCATGCTGCAGGCAGAGCAGCAGCAGTGCGGCACACCTCGGATACAGTAACAGCAGGAAGGAAGCCACAGGAGGAGAAAGTGGTCTGGAGTCAGCTGGGTCAAAGGATAGTGTGTCCACTgccacctccccctcctccataCAAATTCACCTTAAAACTCTCCACCTCAGCACAGGCTCTGCTGCTGCTAAAGGCCGCACAAAAGCACAtacctcttcttttctttttcactcCAGAGGATTGAACCAGAGGAAAAAATGAATCCTTACACATGTACTGTAAATGTATAACATGACCAAGGAATCAAATTTGTATTGTGGATCTTTTGTATCAGGACTTTTGTAAATCTGAGTATGGAATGTTGAAATTTTTTCctatattattaaaatgtattatcTCTTACTGTACGTTTTCATCACGTTTATGTTCATACCACTGGCACATTGTTTTCTCATTATGTAATACTGAAATGTGCTGTATTTATGTTTATAATGAACTCTAAGTAAATAAGGAAGGCTTCTGTTTTTACTGACACTCAAACAGAGGTTAGGCTTGGGTTTCTGATATATGATAGGCCCGCATATACCTGAATGAATGGGATGGGAGATAAGTTACATGTTTCTGAGTAAACAGCCACTATTTACAATCTGAAAGCGGTGTGTACAGACTTGTGTTGATATATATTTTACAGCCATTTGATGAGGATATGGAGTGAGAGTTTCCATGGCAACGCAAGTGCTCACCGGATTCAGTCTCTGTTGAATCACAAGGCTGacctttctgtctgtcttgtcaAGTCAATACGACAGCACACCCTCATTAGTGCCTGAAGATCAGGACTGCACAATTAAAGTCATATacatcatgttatttttttttaatattctgatGTGTAATATCTATAGGAGATAGTAACTGATCATCCGTCATCTGTCTATTATGAATCACCTTACGTCTCTTGAGCATCATGTCTCTGCATTGCTAATTCAACTCACCTTTTGTTTTATTCACTTTAAAGCCTACTCATGACCTGAGGGTGACATGTTCTGAGTTCAAGCATGTAACTGAAGTTGTACTCAAGGTCTTTCACCCAGTGTCACAGATGCCAATGAACATTAGGCTACTGTTACGCATGACAAAATGATCAATTTGTACAAATCTGGTGTTTAGTCATGTTAATCTAGAGCAGTTGGCTCCTGATGACTAAAAATATTCTCACAATTATGTAACACACAAAACTAACAGTAGATGAGTTGTCTGCTTTCCTAGCACAAATATATCATGGCATTtggtaataaaaaatattattttcacatatcAATGTTACTAAAAGCAGCTTAGTATACATTGTATGTAAACTGTAGCTCTTCAGCCACATGTAGCTTTTATTATACCTTTTGAATTAGATACAGAAAAATTCACACCTTGTAAAGAGCTGAGTATTATGACGATGAGATGTTCAGAAACTTTCAGATCTTATCGAATTTAGAAACAACCCACGTATTGAAGTCTGCAGAATGTCATTTCCAGAAGGAAGCTGCAGTCATATTAACTCATAATATGCAATTTTGTAAATGCTGCttcaaaacatttattttcaatTTATAACACAGTCTTTTGCGATTTATACAGACGTACACTATAACAGAAAGATCTGAGACCTTAATGTGCAAGTACAGGGCACAATACAGTTCATAAGTCACAAATGAACTGCATCCTCACTGTGCTTCCTGGcacaaaaagacagagaaagaagTGAGAGGATGTTCAGCTTAAAAAAGCACCACAGTATTAACAACTGTCACTGGCCCTGACATCAAAAGCATAACACAAAAATACTAGACAATAGTTTCTGAACAGTGTGCAAAGTTGTACAAACTCTCCTGAAGCCAAGTCATTTTTGTAACTATGCCAAATAGCCTTCTTCTAAAACACTCTGTACAATGTATGGGTTTTGATGTAAAAGTCACTGGTATTTATTCTGTTTAAGAACTTTTGTCAGGTGATGAAAAGAATAACTTATTGTATCAGACTGATTACTGTAACTTTGGAAATCAGTCTGTATTGATTACAATGTATTTAAGGCCATTGGTTTGTTAAGtaacacatgcaaacacaaacaaaatgcaTAACAACAGAGAAATAACCATTTTATGTGCAATTACctatataataaaaaaagaaattatcaTTTATTGACACTGTTCTTAATAAGTATAGGTTGTGGGAATGTTTGTATTTGTGCCTTTCTCTAATCTAGGTCAAACTGCAGACTGGCAACAGGGGCTGCTGCAAATCTGCCGGGATTACAGAGGCCTCACAAAGACGAAGCACATCACCATCCCAAACATAACAGCTCGTATCTGCCTGACAGTGCTTTACCCTGTGTTAGGACAGCTACTCAATAGGTTTGTGCTTCCCTTATGGTATATGTAATAATTAGCGCTCAGCATTTTTAGAAATCAGTCATATAACTATAAAGTAAAGAGCtcaaaaatgtatttcatgccATGCTAAAAGGTAGAGGGGGGGAAGGGGAAGGCCGTGAGAAAAAGACAAACCTGTGAAACTTAAAAGAAAAGGGTCATGGGATCAGATCTAGGGGATTAAATGACCCACTCAAGTGTTGATCAGCTAagtaaaaggtgaacacaaattACTCATGACGAGGTACATGCAAAAAGTGATGGATATAAAACAGACAACAAACGGACAGCAGCAGGAAAAGGCAACTCACAAAAAAACTGAAGCTAAAGATAtctataaaaaagcaaaaatattaacagtaataatagaaaaataaatacatagttTAAGATATAGGATTAAATCACAGAAATTGCTCCTTATGTAATAAAAGAAAGGGGTAGACTAAGAGAATCCACATCAGTATGTGTAGTTTCTCCTGAGGTTTCAGAAGGGGATTTAAGCTTgagaaaaaggcaaaaatgtaaACTCACACACATTTTTACATGGGTGCGAAGGTTTGTGCATTCCTCTGCTGAACTGAAAGCATGCAGCAAGTTAACACTTAGTTTACCGATGATGATATCttcaagaaaaaatgtgcagtaTCTTCTACCTTGCTGAGAGTGACATTTTTAGGTCCCGATCTGTATTAAAATTTAAAAACCATCCACTGAGTATACTTAactaaaaatacagtttgtcacaaAGAAAGCACCATATAACCGACAAATGCATGGACTTTGATAAAGTGGCAGGTTGCAAGAAAAGAGCTGTTTCTGAAAGATAGAAGACAATTTTGGTGCTGGGAGTTACTGAACTAATAAAGCTCTCTATTGTACATTCGAGTATTACAAGGTATACAAATAAGTTTCACAATGAGACAGAGAGCGAGCATCCCATCCTGTGGTGTGCTTACATTAGCATAGCAACAAGTACAAACTGTGGCAGGCCAGTTACACACTAAAGGGAGTGAGCTAGAAAGAGTATACAAGTTATGATGCCTATGAGTGGGAGACAACAGATAATACCAGGCAGTAGTAATGACTATATTTGGTCACACATCATCTCTTTCCTGCATACTCCTCAGCAGCAGAGGCAGTGGGGGGGTTCATGTGGTGCACGGAGGTTTCCACTTGTCCATCAGGCTGGACAGACTGCACTGTCTCTACCAGGCTGCCACTGGGTAGAACCACGTACCGCGCGGCCATGTCTTTGGGCTGCAGCTCCCGCCTTCCCTCCTTACTATGCCAGATCCCATAGCCAAAATACACAAGGAGACCTGCGAAAATGACAGCGTGAAACAATGTAACTGTAATGATCATTTAAAATAATACATGCTGTATGAATTCTTGAGAAAGGCGTCATTTACACTTATTTAATTAGTGTTTAGTACTAACTGAGGGTACAGCTTATGTTAAAGTGCACGTTTTATGTCTAGTTTGGAGACATATCTTAGTTTTAGATGGTCTTTGAGTTGGTAATGTTATTACAGTATAATACATGTATTTTATTCAAACTGAAGCATGCTAGGCAACATATATGTTCACTATGATTTATTTGGTGTCTAGGACCATATTCTCAAACtatggctgaatcccaattcaccccttggtcctcccccttacccctaccccttggtttTGCgcatacatgtgaaggggtagtgttgtcccgattctcaattagatggaggggaagggctaaggcggagggctgtttggccctcgaaacggagatatttcaggaccacactacgaacagaggggtagaagaaatttcccataattctgtttgaatcgttggcaagatggaggtaaacacagccaaaaagtgcagcagtgtaatgaaagaaagacacaaatgtatgtattttttttgtaaataacgtaatcatttgatcgaccgtttaatgctgtttcaatgtgttatagaccgcatttctgcagtttagagttgatagccgcaaaaagatgacatagcccatggaacagagatggttagaGCTACTGACGGCAttgtgaatacttttggaaacaagttgttgcatctgttaatagcagcaTCGAAGACTGCTgctgatgtaacaggtctggaagggttgtcccatttcatagggggatgtttcaacccctaacccttgcagctccgtttcaaggggtagtgccaagtacaagggccaaggggtaggagTAAGTGGGAGGGCTAAgaggtgaactgggattgggcctttatatactgtacactacagtggtggaaaaagtttGCATGCATTTgtaatatattgcattaagaatcacccctaagtcattgaactctaccAAGCATTGTACCATTCTGGAAACTCACATGCCTCCTTCTGGTTGTGCACTGTTctgtcaaggtcaaaactggatgtttctgcAGGATAATGCCCCTTGAAACGCATTCAGGGCAAGACATGTTGAAAGTATCAAGAATTTAGTTCTGTTATGGTTTCTTGTtaactataaaaaagaaaatgcaccagtttgtgtctgtttgctgCAGCCACACCTTTGATTCACAAAACATAATTTTCAGCAAATACTTCCTGACAATATTGGAGAccgtgtaaaattttaagggtgcacaaaaacttttttccatgactgtagtcTCATATCACATATCTCCATCAAGTCCTaaattttgtatctgtattttaattgtgAAGAAATCTGAACCAAACCATATTGATGATTTATATCCTCTTTACTGTTATACTTATTACTCGACTTTAAATCCACCTTATCTCTTTTCTCAGGAATGCTCATTCTGGAGGGTAAATGGTCCCTGCTTTCACTTGGGAAAACTGGTTCTGAGAGACCCTAATGCCCTGTCGAGTGTAATGTTCCATGAGTGTGCATCTTGTTAACTTGCAGCAGTCTGACAGTCGTGTTTAAATGGTTTAGTTGTGGAGAGAGGCCTTAAGCTAATGTAGCTAATCAGGTTTCCAAACTGATCCCCTTCAGAGACGGAACCTATACTGTTGTGTGAGCACCGTCTGCATCCAGACAACAGGGAAACCTTTCTATGTTTAAAACATCATAAAGCGCATAGAGCTGGCAGACAGCAGAATAATGCTATgaacaagaaaataacacataatttcctctgggattaataacgtattctgaatctgaatcttcaaacaaatgacaaagaaaaattaAGTTCACGTCATGCactgtgtgtttgtctttgtgttctttgtcatacactgtatgaaaaacaaaaactttagGAGCCACTTTGTCTGCCTCCATGTGGAACTTTCTTACCTATAGCAATCCATACAGTGAATCGAATCCAGGTTAGATAGCTGAGCTTCATCATGAGGAATACATTTATGAGGATACTGGCACCCGGAGACAATGGAACCAGAGGTACCtatgcaacaaaaaaatacataagtcATGTATATGCATTATATGTATTTTACTCAGTTAAATGGGACAGTCATGTGTCTCATGATGATCAAGTATTAATATTTGTAAAGTCAAGTCAAACAAGCAAAGTCAAACAAAAGGTATCATCAGTTACCACTGTGCACACAGTTATTTAAGAGTTATCATAAAGCTCACCTGGAATGTTTTGCTGTCACTTTGTGGCTCATGAATCCATATGAGAGCCAGGCTGATAACAAAAGCTAGACTAAAAATCACCAGCAGCATTGTGAAACTCCACATCGGCAGATGTAGTTGCTGGGTTCCAAATTCCAGCACAACACAGAGGGACACTGAGCTCACTATCAGAGTCAGCACAGAGAAGGCCACCACCTCGCCTGGCTCACAGTCCCCCAGCAGCCGGCCAAGGTATGGCTCCCAGCATGCCTTCAGCTGCCCCACACCACGCCGCTCTCTTGTCTTCTGTCTCTCCACCAGCTGGAGTTTATCAGAGAAGGACTCATACTGCTTCAGCTCACCGCTGTCCTCTGCTATCGTCTGAGACTCTGAGGGTGCAGGGGAAGGTTCAGCATTAGGGTTTGGAGATGTAGAAGCTGTACTCTTGGAGGTGGATTTGTCAGGCTGGAAGCGGAGCACAATAACGCTAGCTGCCACAAAGGTGTATGCCAACAGAGTGCCAATGGACAAGAACTGAACCAAGGCCTCCAGGTCAAAAATGAGAGCCATGGTGGCCATGAGAACTCCAAACACCAAAATCGCATTGACAGGGACTTTGGTAACAGGATTGACCCGTGCAAAAATGGAGAAGAATAACCCATCCTCTGCCATGGCGTACACAATCCGAGGAAGGGAGAATAGATTACAGAGCAGCACGGTGTTCATAGCTAAAACAGGAACACAGTTACACAGTTATTACAACACTGTAATATGCACTGCCACATGTGCATTGTTTATATTATGTATAATAGCCATTTAAATGACACTTGAAGGTTTATACTCACCACAGATGGAACCTACTGCCACCACAACTCCAGCCCAACTGTAACCACGGCGGAAGAAAGCATCTGCCAGAGCTGAGTTGGGGTCCAGTGTATGCCATGGTACCATTAGTGTGAGCACTGTGGAGACCAAGATGTAAGCTGTTGCTGCCAATCCAAGAGAGATTGCAGTAGCGATGGGAACAGCTTTCTGTGGGTTCTTTGCCTCTTCACTTGATGATGCAATTACATCAAAGCCCACAAATGCGTAGAAGCAAGTGGCTGAACCTGCCAGTATTCCAGACAACCCAAAAGGTGCAAAGCCTCCTTCTTTCTGACTCCAATTAGCTGGTTCCGCAAGCACAAAACCAAAGACCAGAATGAAAATGATGACACCCATACTAATTGTGGAGAAGATGTGGTTGAGGTAAGAGGACACTTGGACTCCAAAGGAAATGAAGAATGAGGCAACTACTAGAATCCCTGCTGCTAGTAGATCAGGATAATGGGCCAGAAAGGGGATGTTCCACTGCATAATGTGTGTCTCAGTAAAGTTTTGGATGGCATGGTTAAAAATGGAGTCCAGATAACCACTCCA encodes:
- the ccdc157 gene encoding coiled-coil domain-containing protein 157 isoform X1; this translates as MTQFLGRQDCIESLRKDLVDLQGAILDVFSRTGPVRFSSWKFPDKLSCNLDMVALLDQYDFVDGEDAFNQHSHIVLLELVIDRLLLLQQSFSVYIEQLKSTYRRQQTKEKGYVSLGLVVRNYWSNLVQLGTHKGPYKDTKKQATTHIFECDETETLSCASSQLTSRSDCSHCSSARSSSRSLKFLSQNHVPLSPTQSTPCFSKVNTHNVGCQTFESALVPCDACYQVQSVLRKTADALVEMFESEGLPSSLQPLSVAMQETMELGHMTAGDVAQWASEELRDMRRLAKHLQDVRGTVQPLRDRLVVAEIDRDRFRSEMKKAQKELKEKMENYQTSTVQLEFSLQKAQRSVKETEQRLQEEQQKLKRDILSLGESNSKLEEKIAAQQDTLHALGHEKEVLQEKVKALQKEEKAFHDLQGRIQQLQSEISEAQLLFDKESAKYHSACRQQESMQAKQKSLLERVDALDEECEELQRQLGEKEERQTELHNQLQQMSEEKEQQQAKLTQQQESFSKLEKEKQTLETRIAELKNNVAELKEHVHACKDRERLLVAFPELSPLSQAQPQSTGNVILDMEQQLQANCLRIQVLEQENTALQSSLVKLKERAQYDASKETSPQQTWNNSVLSETEKKHQNHMMQLQKNLLQSSSSAAHLGYSNSRKEATGGESGLESAGSKDSVSTATSPSSIQIHLKTLHLSTGSAAAKGRTKAHTSSFLFHSRGLNQRKK
- the ccdc157 gene encoding coiled-coil domain-containing protein 157 isoform X2, with the protein product MTQFLGRQDCIESLRKDLVDLQGAILDVFSRTGPVRFSSWKFPDKLSCNLDMVALLDQYDFVDGEDAFNQHSHIVLLELVIDRLLLLQQSFSVYIEQLKSTYRRQQTKEKGYVSLGLVVRNYWSNLVQLGTHKGPYKDTKKQATTHIFECDETETLSCASSQLTSRSDCSHCSSARSSSRSLKFLSQNHVPLSPTQSTPCFSKVNTHNVGCQTFESALVPCDACYQVQSVLRKTADALVEMFESEGLPSSLQPLSVAMQETMELGHMTAGDVAQWASEELRDMRRLAKHLQDVRGTVQPLRDRLVVAEIDRDRFRSEMKKAQKELKEKMENYQTSTVQLEFSLQKAQRSVKETEQRLQEEQQKLKRDILSLGESNSKLEEKIAAQQDTLHALGHEKEVLQEKVKALQKEEKAFHDLQGRIQQLQSEISEAQLLFDKESAKYHSACRQQESMQAKQKSLLERVDALDEECEELQRQLGEKEERQTELHNQLQQMSEEKEQQQAKLTQQQESFSKLEKEKQTLETRIAELKNNVAELKEHVHACKDRERLLVAFPELSPLSQAQPQSTGNVILDMEQQLQANCLRIQVLEQENTALQSSLVKLKERAQYDASKETSPQQTWNNSVLSETEKKHQNHMMQLQKNLL
- the slc7a4 gene encoding cationic amino acid transporter 4, with translation MATCSRGCAPAVRLCQKLNRLKTLDDDMMATSLKRCLSTLDLTLLGVGGMVGSGLYVLTGTVAKDMVGPAVIISFLFAGIASLLAAFCYAEFGARIPKTGSAYMFTYVSVGEVWAFLIGWNVILENMIGGAAVARAWSGYLDSIFNHAIQNFTETHIMQWNIPFLAHYPDLLAAGILVVASFFISFGVQVSSYLNHIFSTISMGVIIFILVFGFVLAEPANWSQKEGGFAPFGLSGILAGSATCFYAFVGFDVIASSSEEAKNPQKAVPIATAISLGLAATAYILVSTVLTLMVPWHTLDPNSALADAFFRRGYSWAGVVVAVGSICAMNTVLLCNLFSLPRIVYAMAEDGLFFSIFARVNPVTKVPVNAILVFGVLMATMALIFDLEALVQFLSIGTLLAYTFVAASVIVLRFQPDKSTSKSTASTSPNPNAEPSPAPSESQTIAEDSGELKQYESFSDKLQLVERQKTRERRGVGQLKACWEPYLGRLLGDCEPGEVVAFSVLTLIVSSVSLCVVLEFGTQQLHLPMWSFTMLLVIFSLAFVISLALIWIHEPQSDSKTFQVPLVPLSPGASILINVFLMMKLSYLTWIRFTVWIAIGLLVYFGYGIWHSKEGRRELQPKDMAARYVVLPSGSLVETVQSVQPDGQVETSVHHMNPPTASAAEEYAGKR